GATAATGTTCGTATAATATATAGATGACTATAGATATAACATTAGTATGGAATAAGTTTTCGTTGCACCCATATCGAGTATGAATGTGAGCGATGAATGGTTTCTTCACCCTCATTCGTACTCGACATAGGTTCGAAAGAAATAtggataaataattaactaatttcttcaaataaaaattagcctttattttaagaattatatttatttgaaaataatagtGGGTGGAAGTGAGAAATTGTGAGGTGGGTGTCATTTCACCAGCTTTCTCCTCCATGTTCCTTTTTAGCCTAGAATCACAGACGTTACCTTTTTTTAACGTGGCGATCTCTTATTAGGACACGTGGCAACGTATTAATGTCTGTTTTGTTTCTTACCGTAACCGACATGTAACGTCAACGCATGGACTGCCTAGTGCCTAACTTCACCCATCTGTCCCCTTCCTATTTTGCCCATTAAttacataacataatatttacGTTAAATAAAGTATccatttatttcctttttatatatacatatacatatacatatacatatacatacatacatacacatatatatatagaggaaaaaataaataaaaataaagtgcATTTCTCAGCGAGTTCTATCACTAGAGGAAACGACTTTGCCTCTCTAAAATCAAAAGAGGCCTACACGAGAGACGACTGATCCTGTTAATCATATAATTGGGAGGGAACGTGTCATACTAGAGGTGAACGATCGTCAAAGTTGTCCATATGTGATTATTTGTATCTCGAAAACcctatttttctttcgagaTGTCTTGATGACCTATCGTTTCACGGGTTTGAAACTTCATCGTTAAGTCTTGTTTGTGATTATTTGTATCTCAAAAACCGTATTTTCTTTCGAGATATCTTGATTACCTATCATTTCACGCGTTTGAAACTTCACTGTTAAGTCTTGTTTGGGGTAACATTTTTGTTCTGAATCAAATCTCGCTAGTTTAGGAAAGGAATCCTTTAGCCTGTCGTACTTTTGACTTTACGGGAATCCGTTTGACTTTTGAATCTACATACCCAAATAGGTTTGGATGAAACTTTATTCTTATAATTACCCTTTTTTGGCAAATTCTTTGTTGGTAGAGAGAAGACATGGGGAATGGTTCATATGAGGAAGCCATTGAGGCCTTGGAGAAGCTCCTCAGGTACACACCTTCAAAGGAATatacataatattttttaaaaaatgtatgtatataatttgataaaagaaaatatttgtggTGGGTGTAGAGAGAAGGGAGATTTGAAAGCAGAAGCAACATCAAAGGTGGAGCAGATAACAGCTGAATTGAAGAGTGGCGGAGAAGCAGCCAAGCCAAGCTATGATGCTGTTGAGAGACTCAAATCTGGTTTCATTCATTTCAAGAAGGAGAAATATGAGTAagccttttattttcttttctttctttctttctttaaccgcccgcccaagcccaccgctcaccgctagtagatactgtcctttttgagcttttcctcCCGAGCTTCTcttcaaggcttttaaaacgcgtctactaataaaaggttttcacacccttgtaaataatgtttcgttctccctcccaaccgaggtgagatctcacaatctgcCCCATTCGAGGCcagtgatatgaaccaagagacatcaatcatataatACACTTCAACNttttattaatttttaattaataatttacaatAAGGGAGAGGACAAGAGAGGTACATTTGTCCGAATAAAGACCATAGAATATTCTTCGACTTTGCTGTCAATGTCCCTTATCGTTTCATGTCggtgctaaaaaaatttaaattagggaTGTTTTATTGGTTAGGTCGGACCgagttgaaatattttttaaggtttttaaaattaacaacaattttttattttttacggGTTAACAaatccaatcaaattcaaatatgttCATAATCCAACCAAATCTTACaagttgggttaggttgaacGAGTCTTTTAACACTCCTGCTCGAGATAGTAATTTACATCTATCTCCTAAACTATATTCTGACCGATAATGTTCGTATAATATATAGATGACTATAGATATAACATTAGTATGGAATAAGTTTTCGTTGCACCCATATCGAGTATGAATGTGAGCGATGAATGGTTTCTTCACCCTCATTCGTACTCGACATAGGTTCGAAAGAAATAtggataaataattaactaatttcttcaaataaaaattagcctttattttaagaattatatttatttgaaaataatagtGGGTGGAAGTGAGAAATTGTGAGGTGGGTGTCATTTCACCAGCTTTCTCCTCCATGTTCCTTTTTAGCCTAGAATCACAGACGTTACCTTTTTTTAACGTGGCGATCTCTTATTAGGACACGTGGCAACGTATTAATGTCTGTTTTGTTTCTTACCGTAACCGACATGTAACGTCAACGCATGGACTGCCTAGTGCCTAACTTCACCCATCTGTCCCCTTCCTATTTTGCCCATTAAttacataacataatatttacGTTAAATAAAGTATccatttatttcctttttatatatacatatacatatacatatacatatacatacatacatacacatatatatatagaggaaaaaataaataaaaataaagtgcATTTCTCAGCGAGTTCTATCACTAGAGGAAACGACTTTGCCTCTCTAAAATCAAAAGAGGCCTACACGAGAGACGACTGATCCTGTTAATCATATAATTGGGAGGGAACGTGTCATACTAGAGGTGAACGATCGTCAAAGTTGTCCATATGTGATTATTTGTATCTCGAAAACcctatttttctttcgagaTGTCTTGATGACCTATCGTTTCACGGGTTTGAAACTTCATCGTTAAGTCTTGTTTGTGATTATTTGTATCTCAAAAACCGTATTTTCTTTCGAGATATCTTGATTACCTATCATTTCACGCGTTTGAAACTTCACTGTTAAGTCTTGTTTGGGGTAACATTTTTGTTCTGAATCAAATCTCGCTAGTTTAGGAAAGGAATCCTTTAGCCTGTCGTACTTTTGACTTTACGGGAATCCGTTTGACTTTTGAATCTACATACCCAAATAGGTTTGGATGAAACTTTATTCTTATAATTACCCTTTTTTGGCAAATTCTTTGTTGGTAGAGAGAAGACATGGGGAATGGTTCATATGAGGAAGCCATTGAGGCCTTGGAGAAGCTCCTCAGGTACACACCTTCAAAGGAATatacataatattttttaaaaaatgtatgtatataatttgataaaagaaaatatttgtggTGGGTGTAGAGAGAAGGGAGATTTGAAAGCAGAAGCAACATCAAAGGTGGAGCAGATAACAGCTGAATTGAAGAGTGGCGGAGAAGCAGCCAAGCCAAGCTATGATGCTGTTGAGAGACTCAAATCTGGTTTCATTCATTTCAAGAAGGAGAAATATGAGTAagccttttattttcttttctttctttctttctttaaccgcccgcccaagcccaccgctcaccgctagtagatactgtcctttttgagcttttcctcCCGAGCTTCTcttcaaggcttttaaaacgcgtctactaataaaaggttttcacacccttgtaaataatgtttcgttctccctcccaaccgaggtgagatctcacaatctgcCCCATTCGAGGCcagtgatatgaaccaagagacatcaatcatataatACACTTCAACGttcgttcttgcgttgagatatttgattaacaagaatcattcaagctaatcttgcttgtgaagtgattcgaatctcaaacaatgttcttaccttaagatattcgatcaacaaggtaatccaaatcttactccccttgtagtgattgcTTATCTTATCACCCAGCTGGcattcattcccttctccaatcaatgtgggaccccctaatccaccatttcgaggcccaacgtccttgttggcacaccaccttgtgtccacccccttcagggctcagcctcctcgttggaaCATCGCTCGGtttctagctctgataccatttgtaacggcccaaccccaccgctagtagatattgttttctttggactttctctttcgggctttctctcaaagtttttaaaatgtgtctgctagggacaagtttccacaccctaatgtttcgttcttctctcggATCTcacctttatttttatttccctttatttcatttatttaattctctcTTTGGATTTCAGCAAGAACCCAGAATTGTATGGTGAACTTGCCAAGGGCCAAAGCCCCAaggtatgatttttttttttttttttttttttttttttttttttttttttttttNGGGACATTTAATTtggtttattaattaattaattattgtttttggacAATGCAGTTCATGGTGTTTGCTTGCTCTGATTCAAGAGTTTGCCCATCTCATGTTCTTGATTTCCAACCAGGGGAGGCTTTTGTGGTCAGAAATGTAGCCAATTTGGTTCCTCCATATGATCAGGTTTGGTGTTCATTCCTTTTCATCAACCTTTTTGGCtccattttccattttgatcGTGTTTGAATCTAAATTTTAggcctttttttgtttttcatctcTTGAAAACAGAGCAAATTCTCAGGAACTGGATCCGCCATTGAATATGCTGTTCTTCATCTCAAGGTATATACCCCGTTTTCGACCTTATACTTAAGTCGTTATCGTTAGTTTGAAGTTAATTCGTACCGAAGAACGAACCCAAGAAGTCGTGCCTTTGGCTTGGGAGAGcttttaaatagtaaaattgGGTGATGAATGAACGTTTTGGCTGGTGCAGGTTCAATACATTGTTGTGATCGGTCACAGTGCTTGTGGTGGTATTAAAGGGCTCATGACCTTTCCATTTGATGGAAAATACTCAACGTAAGCCCTTTCTTTGTTCATGTTATGTCGTCCAATCACAAAGACGAATCCGTAATATTTTCGTGATTGGATAACGTGCTAAAGTTAGTCTCTCATCAGCTTAAACTGTTGAGCTAAGTAGCGATTTAACACGACATCTAACAAAAAGTTCAAGTTATTATGCTTTTGGGTTTAGTGGTTACTAACCGTTCTCGAACTTGGTAACTTCATTTGTTTTACTTTAACTTTTGGGTTCGGTGGTTATTAACCGTTCTTGAACTTGGTCACTTCATTTGTTTTACTTATGTTTTTGGGTTCGGTGGTTACTAACTGTTCTCTTAGTTGGTGACTTCATTTGTTTTACTTAAGCTTTTGGGTTAAGTGGTTAGCAACCGTTCTCGAACTTGGTAacttcatttgtttttcttaagCTTTTGGGTTCAGTGGTCACTAAGCTTTCTCGAACTTGGTAACTTCATTTGTTTTACTCAAGAACAGTAGTATATGAAAATCTCGTAAACGAGAACAGTTGAAAACAACcgttaaaaaatagttatccAAACGTATTTGGACCCGAATTTCGCTCTGAAACAGATACTTGATCAAAACAAGCAGTCAAGAGCAAGAAAGTGTGTGATATTTGGGTACTAATTGTGTAAGAaactgtgatgtcccacattggttggggaggagaacaaatcaccctttataagagtgtggaaaccttcccctagcagacgcgttttaaagacttgaggggaagcccgaaagggaaagcccaaagaggacaatatctgctagcggtggatctgggtcgttacaaatggtatcagagccagtcaccggacgatgtgccggccttctcgctgttccccgaaggggggtagacacgaggcggtgtgccagtaaggatgctgggccccaaaggggggtggatttgggggcggtcccacatcgattggataaaggaacgagtgccagcgaggacgctgggccccgaaggggggtggattgtgatgtcccacattggttggggaggagaacaaatcaccctttataagggtgtggaaaccttcccctagcagacgcgttttaaagacttgaggggaagcccgaaagggaaagcccaaagaggacaatatctgctagcggtggatctgggtcgttacagaaaCTGATAAGAACTCACATTTCTGAATGAAAACAGTGATTTCATTGAAGAATGGGTGAAAATTGGGTTGCCTGCTAAGGCCAAGGTGAAATCAAAGCATGGTGAGGGAGAGCTTGGGGAACTATGTACACACTGTGAAAAGGTAATAAAAATTCACTTTTGCAGTTAAAATCAAATGCAGATAGTAAAAACTTAAGAGAATGGTTGAAAGTTCATAACatgttcttccatttctttgtaAATGCAGGAAGCAGTTGATGTATCCCTTGGGAATCTCTTGACCTATCCATTTGTTAGGGATGGTTTGGTGAATGGAACTCTTGGACTCAAGGGTGGTCACTACGACTTCGTTAAAGGAACTTTCGAGCTCTGGGGACTCGATTTCAGCTTTAGTCCGTCTATTTCTGTATGAGCATCGTCTATTATCGACAGAACGATCTGGTTTTTCTATATATGATGTACTTTTCTTTGTGTAATTGCCTTTTCTGGTATATAAGTTGACAATAAATATGAGATGGAGTTCATCTTTCTACCATTTCTTTCAAGCAATCAGAATGATGCAGAATTTCAAGTCTTTTTTCCTTGATGAAATAATCCAATGATTGAATCTTTTCCTTGGTTGAAACACATTTCAGATTCACCAAATTCTAATAGTTTCAGTTCTTTACTTTTCGTCTTTTTGATTCGAATTACATTGGGAATGTCGGATTTTACGGAAGAGCATAAGAAGAAGAACGTAAAACAAATTGTCCTGacgagaggaaagaaaaagggtatttttagtACGTTCCCGTACGAAAACGATGACTAGATAGACACAATCCTAAAAATTTTAGGTAAACAAGATCTTGAAAAGTTAGAACgtaaaattttattggataTGGTTACCGTGCGGAGACAATGCCGATACCATATGCTGTGGGGGTGAAGGACATGGTCGGTAAGTAACGATTAAGCTTCTCTTCCTCTTAGTCCATAAAGCCTAATTTATGGCTTTTAAGTGTAAAATGGATGAACTagaggttttttttcttttcctcttgaATTTATGGCCTCCACCAGAGTTTTCTCTAGCTTTGTTATGTTCAGGCATAGTTCACCATCTTTCGAGTCTCGACAGGCATGCTCACACTCAAACCCTTCTCAAAAGATTAAGGTCGGTCGGTGGTGCAACCCACAAAGGGATCCCACCAGTCAGCTTCCTTGCACCTTACGAGTTTACTCGCCCGTTAACTCGCACACATTTCAGATTCCTTGGTCTGTGTTTCAAGACGGGTCGAATGGGGAGTGTGAGCATGTAGTAGGATTAGGCTTTTAAGTGTAAAATGGAACTGACGGGCCGATTAAACAAATTGGAAACTCGACAGCTAAACTAAATGTAGTAGGATTAGGTAGTTGTCTCGTGTGAATAGCCaatattttctaaacaaaaaaacggTGGAGTGGAAGAATCAACAACTCTTACAAGTTTTAGAGGTCGATATAACTAACAAATTTATCACTCATGTCTCACTATTCTCTTGAAGGAATTGGAGGTCTTTCATTTGAGCTAAAATAGCTTCTTTTGACAAAGGTTGTGGCTCAGGAACAATGGCAATGTCCTTTCCTTCAGCAATTCTAACAGCCTTTTCTTTAACAATCCTTTGAATCTCAGTTTGCCCAACAGTTGGAAAAACAGAACTCAGCATAATCACTAGGAGTTTCTCATCATCTTCCTCTATTGGATCTCTTCCAAATGAACAAACATAAATGGCATCGAGAGCTTTCTCAACTCGAACCTCCATTGGTATTTTCGAAACAGCAACTTTTAGTTTCTCTCGTTTCTACGAAGGAACGTCAAACGTATAGAGTACTAATTGTTAATAGTTTCTAAGGCGAATCAAACGATGACAGTTATTAATAGATCCAAAAAGTTATCAGAATCAACGGGTCTTTTTAGCCACTTTGAAGCATGATTCTAGCACGTAAGTGCGAAGAGTGAAAATagactataaattttttaagatcaAAGTGAAAtcatgtaacagtccaagcccaccgctagcagatattgtcttccttgggctttccctttcggacttcccctcaaggtttttaaaacgcgtatgctagggaaaggtttccacacccttataaagagtgtttcgttctcctccccaaccgaccgTGATTTCGCTCCTAacaattatttcatttcaagaTATGCAACCAAATCTAATTCAGACATTTcaagaatgaaaatagaataaatagaaaagttGAAGATCAAAAGATGAGAATAGCATACCTCTCTAGCCTCGTTCATCATAGCAAGGAAAGTCTCCTCTTCAAATTCAATATCATCTGAAATCCTAAGCCTTGCTACGCCTTCCAAAATCTCCTCTGATTTAAGCAAACCAGCTCCCACAGCTGCCAGCCAGCAGCACATTAGAACGAACAAAGGCTCTCCTGGCTGCCACAACCATATATTCAACTTCAAAATGTTATCATTTAcacttgattttttaaaaaagttgatgaattattatgtataatttttaagatGTCAAACATGTttctaactttaaattttaatttaaatctaataaGTTCACGTGTTAATTCTATAtctaaaaattaacaaattatcAGACGAAAATTTTCGTATCTAATAGAacattaaactttcaattttatgtcgaattgattcataaattttagataatgTTAATGAGTCATGAACATATGAGACACAAGAACAAGATTTTAGGAATTtactcaatattttttaaattttagagaccTTCTAAACACGAACATGAAAATTTaacatgaaaa
This sequence is a window from Cucurbita pepo subsp. pepo cultivar mu-cu-16 chromosome LG04, ASM280686v2, whole genome shotgun sequence. Protein-coding genes within it:
- the LOC111793279 gene encoding photosystem I assembly factor PSA3, chloroplastic, whose amino-acid sequence is MAVTSTSTTSSFHSNPKSFFLSSLISPPKLLHRKFHGSVGRRRHPNSTGVLSVRAYMENPNSLSGFANKVIGSLPVVGLIARILSDEGGVGSDIIDFAEFRRRVGKKCTIMDSKAFYDFQERRGKPGEPLFVLMCCWLAAVGAGLLKSEEILEGVARLRISDDIEFEEETFLAMMNEAREKREKLKVAVSKIPMEVRVEKALDAIYVCSFGRDPIEEDDEKLLVIMLSSVFPTVGQTEIQRIVKEKAVRIAEGKDIAIVPEPQPLSKEAILAQMKDLQFLQENSET
- the LOC111793280 gene encoding carbonic anhydrase, chloroplastic-like isoform X2; protein product: MGNGSYEEAIEALEKLLREKGDLKAEATSKVEQITAELKSGGEAAKPSYDAVERLKSGFIHFKKEKYDKNPELYGELAKGQSPKFMVFACSDSRVCPSHVLDFQPGEAFVVRNVANLVPPYDQSKFSGTGSAIEYAVLHLKVQYIVVIGHSACGGIKGLMTFPFDGKYSTDFIEEWVKIGLPAKAKVKSKHGEGELGELCTHCEKEAVDVSLGNLLTYPFVRDGLVNGTLGLKGGHYDFVKGTFELWGLDFSFSPSISV